Proteins from one Amycolatopsis benzoatilytica AK 16/65 genomic window:
- the trmB gene encoding tRNA (guanosine(46)-N7)-methyltransferase TrmB, producing the protein MENDDQPRLRSVVSYVKRGGRMTVGQQRAWEEHWPRLGRTVADLPAGPVDFAQWFGREAPVMLEIGSGMGETTSQLAAAAPELNYVAAEVYDPGLGQLMLRAEKLGVTNLRMMHGDAVVLLTDHVAPGALSGVRLFFPDPWPKKRHHKRRIVQPEFVALVASRLAPGGTFHLATDWEHYAEQMLEVCSAEPALRNRYADEPGGWAPRPQWRPVTKFEQRADLEGRVSHDLIFEKR; encoded by the coding sequence GTGGAAAACGACGACCAGCCCCGGCTGCGCAGCGTGGTCAGTTACGTCAAACGCGGCGGCCGGATGACCGTCGGACAGCAGCGTGCCTGGGAAGAACACTGGCCGCGGCTGGGCCGTACGGTAGCCGACCTGCCCGCCGGGCCGGTCGACTTCGCGCAGTGGTTCGGCCGGGAAGCGCCGGTGATGCTGGAGATCGGGTCCGGCATGGGCGAGACCACCTCGCAGCTGGCCGCCGCCGCCCCGGAGCTGAACTACGTGGCCGCCGAGGTGTACGACCCCGGCCTCGGCCAATTGATGCTGCGCGCGGAGAAGCTGGGCGTGACCAACCTCCGGATGATGCACGGCGACGCCGTGGTGCTGCTGACCGACCACGTCGCGCCCGGTGCGCTGTCCGGCGTGCGGCTGTTCTTCCCGGATCCGTGGCCGAAGAAGCGCCACCACAAGCGCCGGATCGTCCAGCCGGAGTTCGTCGCGCTGGTCGCTTCGCGGCTCGCGCCCGGCGGGACCTTCCACCTGGCGACCGACTGGGAGCACTACGCCGAGCAGATGCTCGAGGTGTGCTCGGCCGAGCCCGCGCTGCGCAACCGGTACGCCGACGAGCCTGGCGGCTGGGCACCACGCCCGCAGTGGCGGCCGGTGACCAAGTTCGAACAGCGCGCGGACCTCGAGGGCCGGGTGTCGCACGACTTGATCTTCGAGAAGCGCTGA